One Fibrobacter sp. UWH4 DNA window includes the following coding sequences:
- a CDS encoding HTH domain-containing protein codes for MATLLRKGTEKSKKDTTNVPVNDTINTVIDPVNVPEINLSDKERQVLDFIIKKNNITAKEIAEKIGVSDKTVKRAISTLKTNGLIVRIGSDKKGFWSVKDCIID; via the coding sequence ATGGCCACACTACTACGAAAAGGGACAGAAAAAAGCAAAAAAGATACCACAAATGTCCCTGTAAATGATACCATAAACACGGTCATTGACCCTGTAAATGTCCCTGAAATAAATTTATCTGACAAGGAGCGACAGGTTCTTGATTTCATTATAAAGAAAAACAACATCACCGCCAAAGAAATCGCCGAAAAAATTGGCGTCAGTGATAAAACGGTTAAACGAGCCATCAGCACGCTCAAAACAAATGGGCTCATTGTACGCATCGGCAGTGACAAGAAGGGGTTCTGGAGCGTCAAGGATTGCATAATTGATTAA
- the rmuC gene encoding DNA recombination protein RmuC, whose protein sequence is MIIAVGILSAVLGIVIGILVMRVKGAQRDAECKQSSAELETQVAVLQSQLNAETEKLHAARETAENQLAEVKAEAEKRIADEKDAAAKRLAAEKEEAEKRIAEERSRAEKRLADEKMAAEKRLETERQELERVHQNAFNEQKERFDDISKRLVAEAKTATEEMLKQRQKDIAESGHATMEQLVNPLKETIAKMEQTMKDSTLKQVETNTSLKDALSQAIDSNAKTKQTADDLIRAFKHDSKIQGDWGECVLEELLASLGLQEGTHFETQAPLRDQNGNLLVSEESGRSMRPDVIVHLDTKKDVIVDSKVSMAAFFEYNRAEDPEVRKDWLKKHIQSLEQHVKELSGKKYENYVKAPRETIDFVIMFVPRADALWRALAEKPSLWREAMEKGVYIADEQTLYAALRIIKLTWRQVQQAQNQQKVFELANEMLKRVGMFVKQMGDVGKALDNAQKAYQNGMSKFAEKGQSVLTTCRQLESLGAKQDKNNPLPTEIEVIEMQGNPAQN, encoded by the coding sequence ATGATCATAGCAGTTGGAATTTTGAGTGCAGTCCTCGGAATCGTAATCGGCATCCTCGTAATGCGTGTCAAGGGCGCGCAGCGGGATGCAGAATGCAAGCAAAGCAGTGCGGAACTTGAAACGCAAGTGGCGGTATTGCAGAGCCAGCTGAATGCGGAAACTGAAAAGCTCCATGCCGCCCGCGAAACCGCAGAAAATCAGCTCGCGGAGGTAAAGGCCGAAGCAGAAAAGCGCATCGCCGACGAAAAGGACGCTGCCGCCAAGCGCCTTGCTGCCGAAAAAGAAGAGGCGGAAAAGAGAATCGCCGAAGAACGGTCCCGGGCCGAAAAGAGGCTTGCCGACGAAAAAATGGCGGCTGAAAAGCGGCTTGAAACCGAAAGGCAGGAATTGGAACGCGTTCACCAGAATGCCTTCAATGAACAGAAGGAACGCTTCGACGACATCTCGAAGCGCCTTGTGGCCGAGGCGAAAACCGCCACCGAGGAAATGCTCAAGCAGCGTCAAAAGGACATTGCGGAATCTGGCCATGCGACCATGGAACAGTTGGTGAATCCGCTCAAGGAAACCATCGCCAAGATGGAGCAGACCATGAAGGACAGCACCCTCAAGCAGGTGGAAACGAATACCTCGCTCAAGGATGCGCTGAGCCAGGCCATCGATTCGAACGCCAAGACCAAGCAGACCGCCGACGACCTGATCCGAGCCTTCAAGCACGACAGCAAGATTCAGGGAGACTGGGGCGAATGCGTCTTGGAGGAACTCCTGGCCTCGTTAGGGCTCCAGGAGGGGACCCATTTCGAAACGCAGGCGCCGCTCCGCGACCAGAACGGCAATCTGTTGGTGTCTGAAGAAAGCGGCCGCAGCATGCGCCCCGATGTGATCGTCCATCTGGATACGAAAAAGGACGTGATTGTCGATTCCAAGGTTTCGATGGCCGCGTTCTTTGAGTACAACCGTGCCGAAGACCCTGAAGTGCGCAAGGATTGGCTGAAAAAGCATATCCAGAGCCTGGAACAGCACGTAAAGGAACTTTCCGGCAAGAAGTACGAAAACTACGTGAAGGCGCCCAGGGAAACTATCGACTTTGTGATTATGTTCGTACCCCGCGCCGATGCGCTTTGGCGGGCGCTGGCCGAAAAGCCCTCGCTCTGGCGCGAAGCCATGGAAAAGGGCGTGTATATCGCCGACGAACAGACCCTATATGCGGCCCTCCGCATTATCAAGCTGACTTGGCGCCAGGTGCAGCAGGCGCAAAACCAGCAGAAGGTCTTTGAACTTGCAAACGAAATGCTCAAGCGCGTGGGCATGTTCGTAAAGCAGATGGGCGATGTGGGCAAGGCGCTGGACAATGCCCAGAAGGCTTACCAGAACGGAATGTCAAAATTCGCCGAGAAGGGACAGAGTGTGCTTACCACCTGCCGTCAGCTGGAAAGCCTGGGCGCAAAGCAGGACAAGAACAATCCGCTCCCGACCGAAATCGAGGTGATTGAGATGCAGGGCAATCCTGCACAGAATTAA